TACAGATGATTTCAAAATTTTTTTCCATGAAGGCCAGTGCTTCAACGATTCCCCATGTTAGACGGTGATATTATGCTCAACTTCACGCTCTCTCAGCGCAAAAAGTACACGCAGATATAAAGTGTCTAATGCCTCAGAGGGAAATAACAGCTCTTCAGGTGTAGTAAATTTAGCGTGACTCCCATGCAAAGTGTTGCGCTCCTGCCAGAAAAATTCAGAGAGAATCACACCAGACAAAGAATTTAGTACCCCGCGATCCTTATAAGCACGAGGCTTAGGCAAACTTTCAAACAGGGTAAATCGCGTACAATATCGGTAAATGCTCTTACATACGGCTCTAAATGCTTTTGTGTAGTCTGTAATTGTATTAATGGAGCATAAGTGCTGTAAGATGATAACGGGACTCTGATTTGATAGCCTTCTGCTGACTGCAAGTCCGCAAAAAAGTAACGCTGCCCATAGTCAGTATTATTGTTATGCCTCAAAATTTCAAGAAGAGTCCCTTCACCGTTCCACATTGATTGTGTATGATGGCCTTTATCGAAATTTTCAGGGTGCAGAATGACTTCACACGAGATTTCGTAAAAAAGTTTTGCTTCTTGTTCCGTACATAATTTTATTGACTGGGAGCATGGGAATTTTGTGAATATACGGCTATAAATATTCCTTGTTTGCTTGACGGTCGACCAGTGTTAAATTTTTCGCGTTTATCATGTTCTAGGCAAACATAGTGAGAAGAGAAGCAAGCACATATTCACGGCGAAATACTACCATTTGGGCGGAGTGCTGCTTCATTTTTTCTGCGGTCGTCTGCAAACAGCTGGGTGTAAAACTGTCGTCTCCGTCAAGAAATCCTAAATTGCGCGGGCTTGAAGGAGTGTCTATCGTATCAAGTATATCAATGATGACGTTGTAATTTTTCTACTTCTGTTATTATGGACACTTGATATTTCGGGATAATTTGCTCCTTATACTTTATAATTATGTTAGCATTATACAATTTTGCTGTTAAGGACGGACAGGCAATTAAATTAGTGAATTAAAGTGTTTTATGGCGGAAGATTACAAGAGAGCCTGCGAATCACTTCACAGACTCCCGCGCGAAAAATTAATTTATGGCCGCAATTATGTTATCAAGCTTTAATGTTGGGATTAAAAGTTTTCTCTCGCTGCCGTCAATGAACGCGAAAGACTCTAAAATTTTCGTGATTGCTTCTCTGCCGTTCTCGTAGCCGACAGTTAATATAATGCCGTCTTTACCGTTTTGTACGGCAAAAAATGCTTTGGACGCTAAATCATGGGGATTCTTCATCGTGATTGAATAATTACCGTTTTCGTCTTTGACAGGTGTAGAAATATCCTTGTAGCCCTGCTTCTTGTAGACTTCAGAAAGAGCATTAGCCATTTGCTGTGCCGTTGCTCCCGTTGCGTTGTCGGCAGTGATTGAGATCATCGACATTTTGTCATTCTTCATAAATATCATGGTAGAAAGACTCTGAATTGAATCTACTGTCCATCCGTCAGGAACATCAACAGAATATTTCTCGAAATCCTGAGCCCCCGCTGAGATAGCCATTACAAGAACTAACGCGCATACTACTGCAAAACGCTTCATGATAATTAACACCTCCGAGAAAATTTTTGTAATTATACAATAAAATAAATAAATCTGCGAAAATGGCGGAATTTCCGGGTGGGAGGGGGGCAAGGGGGAGGGGCTTTAGGGGCTCCCCCACGTAGAGCAATAAAATTTTTTAGCAGTTTATTGGCGCAAAACAGTTTTATTTTATGCATTTACACAACAAAAACGAGAGAGCCCGCGAATCACTTCACAGACTCCCCCGCGAAAAAAAATTATGCGTGATGATTTTATTTCATTGCAAGTGTACTGAGAATACTTACTAAATCGTCTTCGAGTCCTTCACCGGTCGCCGTTACAAGCATATATCTATTTTCATGAACGGAAATTAACGCATGACTCTCTACGCCGTTGGGATTCTTCATGTCAAACGAGTAATCGCCCTCGTTATCTTGTGTCGGTGTCGTAATGTCAGTGAATCCACTTTTAGCAAATTCTGCCGCGAATGCCTCTGCAAGCTGCTGGATTGTAGCTCCGCCGGTCTCGTCAACTGTAATTGTTATATTACCTGCGCCGTCATCTTTCGTAAAAATTGCTGTAGAGCCGTTCTGTTGTGCTGTCCAACCTGCCGGAACATCTGCCGTAAATGCTCCGAAATCCGCCGCAAATGCCGAAATCGCAAATGCAAACACTAACGCTAATACTACTGCAAAACGCTTCATAATATAATACCTCCCATTATAAATAAAATATTGCACCAGCCGAAAAAATTTCATTCTCCGTGCTGATATTTAACGAACCTCTGTAACGCTCAACAATATTTGACACGGAGGCAAGACCGATACCATGACTCTCGCTTGATGACGAGGGCAGGCCGTTCTTCCCGAATTTAATTGCGCCTTCAAATGGATTCTCGATTGACAGTGCAAGCATTGAGTCAGACAACATTGACGAATTTATATTTATTCGCCGTCTGGTTGTGTCGAGAGTCTTTACTGCTTTGAGGGCGTTTTCTGTGAGATTGCCTAATACCGCGCAAAAATCTGACTCTCTTATGGGCAGGACTGAAGGAAGCTCTAACCGCCAGAAAATTTTTGTGTCCTGACTTCCTGCAATAGAGTCATAATGTGAAGCAACTGCATCAACTGCGCTGTTAAGACAAAAAGTTTTATATTTTGCTCCTGATGAGTCATTTAATTGCGACAAATATTCTAATAAGTTGCTGATTTTCCCGGATTTAGCAAGCTCATTTATTACGAGTAAATGCTGTCTGAAATCGTGCCGCAAAATTTTTGAGTGATTCATATAGCTTTTAAGTTCGTTATAGCGTTTGTTCTCTAGCTGCAATAAAATATTTTCCTGCTGGAGTCTTGCGCTCTCCGTTAGTCTTAAAGTCGTCCACCAGAAAATATAATAGAACGCAAATATCATAGATGTAATTAATGCTACCAATGCCAGAGAAATTTGACGAACCCGGCCGGTCATTACAACGCGAGGGCTTATAGGTGTTACCCAGTAATTAAATATCGTCATGAATAACGGAAGCATAAATAAATATTTCCACGCTGTATTGATTCTTTCTTCGTTGATTAAAACCGGGAATCTTTGAGTCATAGTCCCGAAAAAAATAGCTCCCATTATGAAAGCTATAACAAGATTTATTATTCCCGACGAAATCATGAATACGCCGGACTCGTTCGCAAGCTCGATAGGCCCAGCTAAAAGCATTGTATAACACGGACAAGCCGCACACAACATCGCAGCATTGAAGAAGCAGAATAATTTTTTGTGCAGGCTCATATCAACGCAGAAATAATAAATTATGAAGAGTCCAAGCTGGCCCGGAATATGCAAAAGTTTAGATTTTATGACAGCTCCTGACGTAATAAAGCACGCAATAAATAACGCCGTAAGCCCGTAAACTTTGAGAGAGTCAAATTTTATACGGTCAAGAACGGGCAGAAACGCAAATATCGCAGCAGGAATTATTATCGCGAACTCAAGAGCATAACGGAGAGTCAAATTATTCATAATGCACGCCGCCTCGAAGTCTTGAAATCTGGTATTGCGTGAAATCTTCTATAACTTTTGCGCGGCCTCTGACTCTCAATGGGTAACGGTCGCCGGTCTTCATGATAAATACTTCTTTGTCCTTGCTGAGTGAACGAACAGAGTCCATGTTTATAATTAATCCCCGATTGCACAGCAAAAATCTTTTGTCGGCCAATAAAATATTTTCGATCTCGTTAAATGTCATTGTCGCTATTAAGCAGTTATTATCGGTCATGACGATTTCTATAACGTGATTGCTTGATAGAACCGCCGAAATTTTACGGAATGGAATATTATAAGTGCTTCGGGAGACTCGGACACTAAGCGCGGGATCAGGGGACTCTAAAATTTTTACTGCTTCAGTGAGAGTCCTGCAAAGCCGCTCGGAGTCATAAGGTTTCAATATATAATCAAATGGTCTGACAGGCACGGAGGCAGAGAAGAACGACTCAAGCGCAAATTCTCTTGATGATGTCGTGAAAATTATCAAGACTTTAGAGTCATTGAGTCTCACTTGGCCTGCTGTTTGTATGCCGTTAATGTCGTTCATTAGTATGTCCATGAATATAATATGAAATTTTTCGGGCTCAAAGGCGCGCAGAAATTCGCCCCCGTCGTTATAAAGGGTTATAGAGCGTTCTAATTCGGGCTGTGCGAGAAAAAATTTATGAATCACAGAGCTTAATTTGTCTGCGTCCCTTTTTGAGTCTTCTACAAGAGCTATATTTAGATTCATGTTCGAGTCTGCCTCCCTTCGAGCTAAAATTATTTCATTCGCGCGAGTAAATTACAATTAGGCTTGATTGACTTTTACGCAGGATAAAAGATTTTTGCGCGTCATACCCCCTTTCACGTGCGTGGTATAAACTTTAAACGGGTGGGCGGGTGGGAACTACTAATTATTCGCGTGGAATACCCCCTAGCACAAACGAAGAATAAATTTTGTGAGTCTCAGGAACAGCTGACTTTGCTTTTACCTCATTTGCAGCGATAAAAAATTTTTTGTGATTCATGATGCGGGGCCCCAGAGCCCCCCCGCACCCCCCACCCAGTAACACGCCATTTGCAGCGGTAAATATATGATAAATGACTGATTTAATCTTGCAAGTTTTCTGATAAATTATGCACATCCTATAAAAATTTTAAGGCAGGCGAGAGTCAAACGTGCTGAAATTATTAATCATAGCGGACGATTTCACAGGCTCATTAGACTCTGGAGTCCAGTTCGCAGCAAGAGGCGCAAATGTAAAAGTTGTTACCGATCCGCGCTGTAATTTTGCGGATTCAGATAATGTTGACGTTCTTATATTTGACGCAGAGACACGCCACTTATCACCCGATAAAGCATATAAAATCGTGTATGAATTTCTAAAGCGCGTTAATGCCCCCTACATATATA
This portion of the Synergistaceae bacterium genome encodes:
- a CDS encoding GH3 auxin-responsive promoter family protein, yielding MWNGEGTLLEILRHNNNTDYGQRYFFADLQSAEGYQIRVPLSSYSTYAPLIQLQTTQKHLEPYVRAFTDIVRDLPCLKVCLSLVLIRIAGY
- a CDS encoding GHKL domain-containing protein, with the translated sequence MNNLTLRYALEFAIIIPAAIFAFLPVLDRIKFDSLKVYGLTALFIACFITSGAVIKSKLLHIPGQLGLFIIYYFCVDMSLHKKLFCFFNAAMLCAACPCYTMLLAGPIELANESGVFMISSGIINLVIAFIMGAIFFGTMTQRFPVLINEERINTAWKYLFMLPLFMTIFNYWVTPISPRVVMTGRVRQISLALVALITSMIFAFYYIFWWTTLRLTESARLQQENILLQLENKRYNELKSYMNHSKILRHDFRQHLLVINELAKSGKISNLLEYLSQLNDSSGAKYKTFCLNSAVDAVASHYDSIAGSQDTKIFWRLELPSVLPIRESDFCAVLGNLTENALKAVKTLDTTRRRININSSMLSDSMLALSIENPFEGAIKFGKNGLPSSSSESHGIGLASVSNIVERYRGSLNISTENEIFSAGAIFYL
- a CDS encoding response regulator transcription factor; the protein is MNLNIALVEDSKRDADKLSSVIHKFFLAQPELERSITLYNDGGEFLRAFEPEKFHIIFMDILMNDINGIQTAGQVRLNDSKVLIIFTTSSREFALESFFSASVPVRPFDYILKPYDSERLCRTLTEAVKILESPDPALSVRVSRSTYNIPFRKISAVLSSNHVIEIVMTDNNCLIATMTFNEIENILLADKRFLLCNRGLIINMDSVRSLSKDKEVFIMKTGDRYPLRVRGRAKVIEDFTQYQISRLRGGVHYE